CGATTCCAACAGCCGCATCCTTTCCTCGCTCTTGCCGGCCGGTAAGCGCGCCGTCGCGACCGAGATCTCGGTGGCGACGGGTGCCGGCGGTTTCATCCTGCCGAACGACCGCGTCGACGTCATCATGGTCCGCAAGGGTACCGAGGCCAATAAGCTCATCACCGAAACCGTGCTGAGCAATGTCCGCGTCCTCGCCATCGACCAGCAGATCCAGGAAAAGGACGACGGCTCGAAGGCCGTGGTCGGCACGACCGCCACACTCGAGCTTACGCCGGATCAGACCAAGGTTCTCGCTGTCGCCCAGCAGATGGCGGACCGGCTGTCGCTGGCGCTGCGCTCGGTCGCCGATGCGCAGGAGCAGGATACCAGCGCTGCCGACTATCTGCTGAGCGGCGACAACGGCAGTGCGATCATCCAGGTCATCAAATCGGGCGCCATCGTCACCGATGCCAGCGCAGCGCCGAAGGCGGAGTAAGAGAACGTGCAAATGGGCAATTCAACGCGGCGCGCCGGGCTTCTCCTCACAGGTTTTTTCTCGCTGGCGGTCGGTATCTCCGGTATTGCGCCGGCCTCTTTCGCGCCGCTTCTGGGCTCCAGCGAGGCGCGTGCCGATTCCGAGAACCTGGTTCGCATCTCGCAGACCGGCCGCGATGCCCATCGTCGGCTGAAGCTCGGGCTGAACAAGGCCGTTGTCGTCGATCTGCCGGAGGATGCGCATGATATTCTCGTCTCCGATCCGACCATGGCCGATGCCGTCACCCGCACCTCGCGGCGCATCTACCTGTTCGGCAAGAAGGTCGGCCAGACGAATATTTTCGTTTTCGGCGCCGGCGGGCAGGAGATCGTCAATCTCGACATCGAGATCGAGCGCGATGTTTCCGGCCTCGAAGTCAATCTCCACCGCTTCATTCCAGACTCCAACATCAATGTCGAAATCGTCTCCGACAACATCGTGCTGACCGGCACCGTGCGCACGCCGCAGGATGCCACGCAGGCGGCCGATCTGGCGCAAGTCTTCCTGAAGGGCGGCGAGGCCACGACCAGAACCGAGACGGCATCGGGTACCGGCGGCGACAGCTCGGTGGCGCTTTTTGCTGAAGGCCGCCAGACCTCGCAGGTCGTCAACCTGCTGCAGATCGAAGGCGAAGACCAGGTCACCCTCAAGGTGACGATCGCCGAGGTTCGTCGCGAGGTGCTGAAGCAGCTCGGCTTCGACAATCTGGTTTCCAATTCCTCCGGCATGACGGTCGCCCAGCTCGGCAGCCCCAGCGCCGACAGCGCCACATCCGTCGTTGGCGGTGGCCTGGCGGCGCTTTTCAAGAGCTCGATCGGGAAATATGACATTTCGACCTACCTCAACGCGCTGGAGCAGGCCAAGGTCGTCAAGACGCTCGCCGAGCCGACGCTGACGGCAATATCGGGCCAGGCCGCGACCTTCAATTCCGGCGGCCAACAGCTCTATTCGACAACCGACAGCAACGGCAACGTCACCGTCGTGCCGTTCAACTACGGTATCAACCTCGCCTTCAAGCCGGTCGTGCTCTCATCGGGACGCATCAGTCTGCAGATCAAGACCAATGTCTCCGAACCGGTCGCCGGCAGCAGCGGCGCGACCTATCAGCGCCGCTCGGCGGAAACCTCGGTGGAACTGCCCTCGGGCGGCTCCATCGCGCTGGCCGGCCTGATTCGCGACAACGTCTCGCAGACGATGGGCGGCACACCTGGCGTATCGAAAATCCCGCTGCTCGGTACCCTCTTCCGCCAGAAGGGTTTCGAGCGTCAGGAAACCGAGCTTGTCATCATCGCGACGCCCTATCTGGTGCGCCCGGTGGCGCGCAATCAACTCAATCGGCC
This Rhizobium acidisoli DNA region includes the following protein-coding sequences:
- a CDS encoding type II and III secretion system protein family protein, translating into MGNSTRRAGLLLTGFFSLAVGISGIAPASFAPLLGSSEARADSENLVRISQTGRDAHRRLKLGLNKAVVVDLPEDAHDILVSDPTMADAVTRTSRRIYLFGKKVGQTNIFVFGAGGQEIVNLDIEIERDVSGLEVNLHRFIPDSNINVEIVSDNIVLTGTVRTPQDATQAADLAQVFLKGGEATTRTETASGTGGDSSVALFAEGRQTSQVVNLLQIEGEDQVTLKVTIAEVRREVLKQLGFDNLVSNSSGMTVAQLGSPSADSATSVVGGGLAALFKSSIGKYDISTYLNALEQAKVVKTLAEPTLTAISGQAATFNSGGQQLYSTTDSNGNVTVVPFNYGINLAFKPVVLSSGRISLQIKTNVSEPVAGSSGATYQRRSAETSVELPSGGSIALAGLIRDNVSQTMGGTPGVSKIPLLGTLFRQKGFERQETELVIIATPYLVRPVARNQLNRPDDNFSPENDGATFFLNRVNKVYGRREAPVADAQFHGSIGFIYK
- the cpaB gene encoding Flp pilus assembly protein CpaB, whose protein sequence is MKPARLIILAVAVVAAGLAGFLAMQMAGNGGVVTQVQSVIEKEPTVNILVSSANLAVGERLDDKSVHWMPWPQGGVVPGLITEADKPDAIKDLQGAVVRLPIFEGEPIRPEKVADSNSRILSSLLPAGKRAVATEISVATGAGGFILPNDRVDVIMVRKGTEANKLITETVLSNVRVLAIDQQIQEKDDGSKAVVGTTATLELTPDQTKVLAVAQQMADRLSLALRSVADAQEQDTSAADYLLSGDNGSAIIQVIKSGAIVTDASAAPKAE